A window of the Chiloscyllium plagiosum isolate BGI_BamShark_2017 chromosome 13, ASM401019v2, whole genome shotgun sequence genome harbors these coding sequences:
- the her6 gene encoding hairy-related 6, with translation MPADIMEKASSSPVAATPASLNATPDKPKTASENRKSSKPIMEKRRRARINESLSQLKTLILDALKKDSSRHSKLEKADILEMTVKHLRNLQRVQMTAALSTDPTVLGKYRAGFSECMNEVTRFLSTCEGVNTEVRTRLLSHLANCMSQINAMNYSQAAPSPAVSGSSHAAFGQPLHVQLPGSGGSGMPLNGVNMPCKLAAAEAMPAAAKVYGGFQLVPASDGQFAFLIPNTAFGPNGQLTAGPVIPLYANANVSALPSALSPASRSPVQQPAITPVAGFPLPLSAATTAVSPVSVNGPTDSSDSVWRPW, from the exons ATGCCAGCAGATATCATGGAGAAAGCGTCCTCCTCCCCCGTGGCTGCCACCCCAGCTAGTTTAAACGCTACGCCAGATAAGCCAAAAACGGCTTCTGAAAATCGGAAG TCATCCAAACCAATTATGGAGAAGCGGCGCCGGGCTAGAATCAATGAAAGCTTAAGTCAACTTAAAACTCTAATCTTGGATGCGCTGAAGAAGGAT AGTTCCAGACATTCAAAGTTAGAAAAAGCTGACATCCTGGAAATGACAGTGAAACATCTTCGAAATCTGCAGCGTGTCCAAATGACTG CTGctttgagtacagacccaacagTTCTGGGCAAATACCGAGCGGGTTTCAGTGAGTGCATGAACGAAGTGACCCGATTCTTGTCTACCTGCGAAGGGGTTAACACAGAAGTCCGAACCAGACTGCTCAGTCACTTGGCAAACTGCATGTCTCAGATCAACGCCATGAACTACAGCCAGGCGGCCCCCAGCCCAGCTGTGAGCGGCAGCTCCCACGCTGCTTTTGGACAACCCCTCCACGTCCAGTTGCCGGGATCAGGAGGCAGCGGCATGCCCCTGAACGGAGTCAACATGCCTTGCAAACTGGCGGCTGCTGAGGCGATGCCCGCTGCAGCGAAGGTCTACGGCGGTTTCCAGCTTGTGCCAGCGTCAGACGGCCAGTTTGCCTTCCTCATTCCCAACACGGCGTTTGGACCCAATGGACAGCTAACGGCAGGACCGGTCATCCCTTTGTATGCCAATGCCAACGTGAGCGCGTTGCCCTCCGCCCTGTCTCCGGCCAGCAGGTCCCCAGTACAACAGCCCGCTATCACCCCAGTAGCCGGCTTCCCGCTTCCACTCTCGGCTGCCACCACTGCAGTCAGTCCGGTCAGTGTGAATGGACCGACAGATTCCTCAGATTCCGTCTGGAGACCTTGGTAA